A region from the Misgurnus anguillicaudatus chromosome 7, ASM2758022v2, whole genome shotgun sequence genome encodes:
- the yipf4 gene encoding protein YIPF4, with amino-acid sequence MQFSPTNGDFTFVSSTDAEELSGTIDAPDVTLNMGPETTKDTYATTFLRQRGYGWLLEVDEEESEDTKPLLEELDIDLKDIYYKIRCVLMPMPSLGFNRQVVRDNPDFWGPLAVVLLFSMISIYGQFRVVSWIITIWIFGSLTIFLLARVLGGEVSYGQVLGVIGYSLLPLIVIAPLFLVIGGFEVVSTFIKLFGVFWAAYSAASLLVGDEFKTKKPLLIYPIFLLYIYFLSLYTGV; translated from the exons ATGCAGTTCTCTCCCACCAACGGAGATTTTACCTTCGTTTCATCGACAGACGCTGAAG AACTCAGCGGTACAATTGATGCCCCGGATGTCACACTTAACATGGGCCCAGAAACAACAAAGGACACCTATGCTACCACTTTCCTGAGGCAGAGGGGTTATGGATGGTTGCTTGAGGTGGATGAAGAAGAATCGGAGGACACTAAGCCGCTCCT GGAGGAGTTGGATATTGATCTGAAGGACATCTACTACAAAATCAGATGTGTGCTGATGCCCATGCCCTCACTGGGATTCAACAGACAGGTAGTGAGGGACAACCCTGACTTCTGGGGGCCACTGGCTGTTGTACTGCTCTTCTCTATGATCTCCATCTACGGACAGT TCAGGGTTGTTTCCTGGATTATTACGATCTGGATATTCGGTTCTCTGACGATTTTTCTCCTCGCAAGAGTGCTGGGTGGAGAG gTGTCTTACGGGCAAGTCCTTGGAGTGATCGGATATTCATTGCTCCCACTCATTGTTATAGCTCCACTTTTTCTGGTCATTGGGGGTTTTGAAGTTGTCTCTACATTCATAAAG CTTTTCGGAGTGTTTTGGGCTGCGTACAGTGCTGCATCTTTACTTGTGGGTGATGAATTCAAAACAAAGAAACCCCTCCTCATATATCCCATCTTCCTTTTGTACATCTATTTCCTGTCCTTGTATACTGGAGTCTGA